One Methanolobus sp. WCC4 DNA segment encodes these proteins:
- a CDS encoding FmdE family protein, protein MINISPRETTTRKIPTFEEAAKFHGHVCPGLTIGYIAAKAGIEKLEAERDVDEELVTIVENDACGVDAVQVLTGCTIGKGNLIYRDHAKQVFTFICRNSGKAVRVALRASFSIDAIDPEVNKLRPKVMSGTASEEEEKEFRERMDGISKTMRETPVDDMFKVEFVDVEIPRKARIFNSLKCVKCGEMMAESRARVQNGEYVCIPCYEE, encoded by the coding sequence ATGATAAACATATCACCGAGAGAGACCACAACAAGAAAGATCCCTACATTTGAAGAGGCTGCAAAATTCCACGGGCATGTCTGCCCGGGACTCACTATCGGCTACATCGCTGCAAAAGCAGGTATCGAAAAACTCGAAGCTGAAAGGGACGTTGATGAAGAACTTGTGACTATTGTGGAAAATGATGCATGTGGAGTAGATGCAGTACAGGTACTTACCGGATGTACCATAGGAAAAGGTAACCTGATCTACAGGGATCATGCTAAACAGGTTTTCACATTCATATGCAGAAACAGTGGCAAGGCAGTAAGGGTTGCACTAAGGGCAAGTTTCAGCATCGATGCCATCGACCCCGAAGTAAACAAACTGCGTCCTAAGGTAATGTCAGGAACAGCCAGTGAAGAAGAGGAAAAGGAATTCAGGGAACGAATGGACGGAATATCAAAAACTATGAGAGAGACACCTGTTGATGATATGTTCAAGGTCGAATTCGTTGATGTAGAGATTCCACGTAAAGCAAGGATATTCAACTCGCTCAAGTGTGTCAAATGCGGAGAGATGATGGCAGAATCACGGGCAAGAGTACAGAACGGAGAATATGTCTGTATCCCCTGCTACGAGGAATAA
- a CDS encoding shikimate kinase — protein sequence MIITLIGMPGAGKSSAGQKLASMLGYEFIDTDKLVIDGSGTGLQNIVNDLGDMALVRAEEQSILGLDLKDDCIIATGGSVVYSEKAMQFFKERSTIVYLDVPFGTIVSRLSNLSTRGVVGLKEKGLNGLYEERTVLYRSFADHTIKVGRKDKVVHVAKRIMESVFPDHEVDI from the coding sequence ATGATAATCACTCTTATCGGTATGCCCGGGGCAGGCAAGAGTTCTGCCGGACAGAAACTTGCATCTATGCTTGGTTATGAGTTCATCGATACGGATAAGCTTGTTATAGATGGGTCTGGTACCGGGTTACAGAACATTGTCAATGACCTGGGTGACATGGCCCTTGTCCGGGCGGAGGAGCAGAGCATACTCGGACTTGACCTGAAAGACGACTGTATTATTGCAACGGGTGGAAGTGTGGTCTATTCTGAAAAGGCGATGCAGTTCTTTAAGGAACGATCGACCATAGTTTATCTGGATGTTCCATTTGGGACCATAGTATCTCGTTTGTCAAATCTTTCAACGAGGGGTGTTGTGGGTTTAAAGGAAAAAGGATTGAATGGCCTGTATGAAGAAAGGACTGTACTTTACCGGTCATTCGCAGACCATACTATCAAAGTTGGCAGGAAGGATAAAGTGGTCCATGTCGCCAAAAGGATCATGGAAAGTGTCTTCCCTGATCATGAAGTGGATATTTGA
- a CDS encoding PFL family protein: MMIHPEEILETINMVSNENLDIRTVTMGISLRGCSHPDIDTFNENVYDRIMYYAKDLVKTTNDIQNLYGIPVINKRISVTPIAIVAESCDATDLTSVAQTLDRAAEDAGVDFIGGFSALVQKGMTPGDLKLINSIPRALASTQKVCSSVNVATTKAGINMDAVALMGKVIKETAELTKDNSGIGCAKLVVFANAPEDNPFMAGAFHGVGEPDCVINVGVSGPGVVNSAVRALKEPTLGDISECIKKTAFKITRMGEMVGNEVARRLHAQFGVLDLSLAPTPAIGDSVAAILEAMGLESCGTHGTTAALALLNDAVKKGGAMASSSVGGLSGAFIPVSEDEGMIKAVQRGSLSLDKLEAMTSVCSVGLDMIAVPGATSSSTLAAIIADEMAIGMINKKTTAVRVIPAPGTRVGDMIEFGGLLGSAPVMPVHEFSSEQFISRGGRIPAPIQSLTN, translated from the coding sequence ATGATGATCCATCCTGAAGAGATCCTTGAAACCATCAATATGGTGAGTAATGAGAACCTTGACATAAGGACCGTCACCATGGGTATCAGCCTGCGAGGTTGCAGCCATCCTGATATAGATACTTTCAATGAGAATGTCTATGACAGGATCATGTATTATGCTAAGGACCTTGTAAAGACCACCAATGATATTCAGAACCTCTATGGCATCCCTGTGATCAATAAGAGGATATCAGTTACGCCAATTGCTATCGTTGCCGAGAGTTGTGATGCTACGGACCTGACATCCGTTGCTCAGACACTTGACAGGGCCGCCGAGGATGCAGGTGTTGACTTTATAGGTGGTTTCAGTGCTCTTGTTCAGAAGGGAATGACCCCAGGTGATCTCAAGCTTATCAACTCGATCCCCCGGGCACTTGCAAGCACACAGAAGGTCTGTTCATCTGTCAATGTGGCAACCACCAAAGCCGGAATTAATATGGATGCTGTTGCCCTGATGGGCAAGGTGATCAAAGAGACTGCCGAGTTGACAAAGGATAATTCAGGTATCGGCTGTGCCAAACTTGTTGTCTTTGCCAATGCACCTGAGGATAATCCATTTATGGCGGGTGCTTTCCACGGTGTAGGTGAGCCGGATTGCGTTATCAATGTAGGTGTCAGTGGTCCCGGTGTTGTCAATTCTGCGGTGCGCGCTCTCAAAGAACCTACACTTGGTGATATCTCGGAATGCATAAAGAAGACTGCTTTCAAGATCACCAGAATGGGTGAGATGGTGGGTAATGAGGTTGCACGCAGGCTTCATGCGCAATTCGGTGTGCTCGACCTGTCCCTTGCCCCAACCCCTGCAATAGGTGATAGTGTTGCGGCTATTCTGGAAGCCATGGGTCTGGAAAGTTGTGGTACTCATGGAACTACCGCTGCACTCGCATTACTCAACGATGCGGTCAAGAAAGGAGGTGCTATGGCTTCATCTTCAGTCGGAGGCTTAAGCGGCGCTTTCATCCCTGTAAGTGAGGATGAGGGTATGATCAAGGCTGTACAAAGAGGTTCACTTTCACTTGATAAGCTCGAGGCGATGACCAGCGTTTGCTCTGTTGGTCTGGACATGATAGCTGTTCCGGGTGCCACTTCATCATCGACCCTGGCTGCTATCATTGCAGATGAGATGGCAATAGGTATGATAAACAAGAAGACAACTGCTGTGAGAGTTATTCCTGCTCCGGGAACCAGGGTAGGGGATATGATCGAGTTCGGCGGTCTTCTTGGAAGTGCACCGGTGATGCCGGTACATGAATTCAGCTCTGAGCAGTTCATCTCAAGGGGTGGAAGGATACCTGCTCCGATACAGTCCCTTACTAACTGA
- a CDS encoding ACT domain-containing protein, which produces MSSNRFMITVIGIDKVGIVAGITQVMAQYNVNIVDISQTIMDDLFTMIMLAQVKDESFDHSAFQQAMSEKGSELGVEVKVQHEDVFRFMHRI; this is translated from the coding sequence ATGTCATCCAATCGTTTTATGATCACTGTTATTGGTATTGATAAAGTTGGTATTGTTGCAGGTATCACTCAGGTCATGGCGCAATACAACGTTAATATTGTAGACATCAGCCAGACCATTATGGATGACCTGTTCACCATGATAATGCTTGCACAGGTGAAAGATGAGAGCTTCGATCATTCGGCTTTCCAGCAGGCTATGTCGGAAAAAGGTTCTGAGCTGGGAGTCGAGGTAAAGGTCCAGCACGAAGATGTGTTCCGCTTCATGCACAGGATATGA